Proteins found in one Candidatus Saganbacteria bacterium genomic segment:
- the pheS gene encoding phenylalanine--tRNA ligase subunit alpha, with the protein MPEKINKIHEEAKIAFEAADTLQKLDEIRIKYLGKNGLFTDLMKNLASLDPSEKPAYGKAVNDAKKDIEQAFQDKKSKFEGQELFNLVKSGQLDITLPGKSFPRGKKHPITQVMDEMVSIFERLGFSVAEGPDIETEYFNFEALNIPPYHPSRDMWSTLWLEDGLLLRTHTSPVQIRVMKKQKPPLAVIAPGRVYRRDADVTHSPVFHQLEGLLVDTDIKFSDLKGVLTLFLHAVFGRDKKVRFRPSYFPFTEPSCEVDVECVMCEGDGCGVCKQSGWLEILGAGIIDPNVLKNVNYDPEKYSGFAFGVGIERIAMLKHGIGDIRLFFENDIRFLRQF; encoded by the coding sequence ATGCCTGAAAAGATAAATAAGATACACGAAGAAGCAAAGATCGCGTTTGAAGCGGCCGATACTCTTCAGAAATTAGACGAGATCCGGATCAAGTATCTTGGAAAGAACGGACTTTTTACGGATCTCATGAAAAACCTGGCAAGTCTAGATCCATCCGAAAAACCTGCATACGGTAAAGCTGTAAATGACGCAAAAAAAGACATAGAACAAGCATTTCAAGATAAAAAATCAAAATTTGAAGGCCAGGAATTATTTAATTTGGTCAAATCCGGACAATTAGATATTACACTTCCCGGAAAATCGTTTCCTCGAGGGAAAAAACACCCCATAACACAAGTCATGGATGAAATGGTCTCAATTTTCGAAAGGCTTGGGTTTTCTGTCGCTGAAGGGCCGGACATCGAAACGGAATATTTTAACTTTGAAGCGCTCAATATCCCGCCGTACCACCCGTCCCGCGATATGTGGTCAACGCTTTGGCTTGAGGATGGGCTTCTTTTGAGGACGCATACGTCTCCAGTCCAAATAAGAGTAATGAAAAAACAGAAACCGCCGCTTGCAGTCATTGCCCCCGGCCGTGTTTACAGGCGCGATGCGGATGTCACTCACTCACCGGTCTTCCACCAGTTGGAAGGACTACTTGTTGATACCGATATTAAGTTCTCGGACCTGAAAGGCGTTTTGACTTTGTTTTTGCATGCAGTATTTGGCCGTGATAAAAAAGTCAGGTTCCGTCCGAGCTATTTCCCGTTTACGGAGCCGTCATGTGAGGTTGATGTCGAATGCGTAATGTGCGAAGGCGATGGGTGCGGCGTTTGCAAACAGTCCGGCTGGCTTGAGATCCTGGGGGCGGGGATTATTGATCCCAATGTCTTAAAAAACGTTAATTACGACCCTGAAAAATATTCGGGCTTTGCGTTCGGGGTCGGCATCGAGCGTATCGCAATGCTTAAGCATGGGATTGGCGATATCCGTCTTTTCTTCGAAAATGATATAAGATTTTTGAGGCAATTTTAA
- the pheT gene encoding phenylalanine--tRNA ligase subunit beta: MRVPIDWLKEYVDVKIPASDLAQKLTMSGLETLSLNDSLDVDILPNRGDCSSILGIAREVSSITSSKLKMKRLKRYESEKKTSPVVSVEIREPKLCPRYMARVIENIKVKDSPDWLKKRLSTCGLRPINNIVDITNYLLLELGQPMHAFDHDKIQGQKIIVRRAAPQEKIKTLDGADFKLDKDSLVIADANRAIAVAGVMGGANTEVSAKTKTVVLESAYFDPINISKTSKSLKLRTESSARFEKTTDWNMVETALDAAASMVAELASGVVLRGQIDKKKQDIKKRRIALRFERLNAILGVPVPQGTAIKILKGLGFKLLKNSKSKIIVEVPTWRYADIEREIDLIEEIARIFGYHNIPVTSPKIGKTEITETVYSKVSNIKNILIGTGLYEVQTFSLVDPSDAEKNAIKITNPMTISESVMRTSMLPSILRVVSYNLRHQVDELGIFEVGKVFGNKVHERLVLAGSIFAPKAGFREIKGIIETLINQFSKEYTFNIIEEGLIDQWYHPVQSASLSAAGMYVAKLGLIHPVKKKTYDLNRDVYLFEVEIQALLSLKAMKDHTALSKFPKIDRDLAMFVPEGITYDQIVTSIKETAGPFLEEVKLFDQYKNSQAYRLSFRDKNSTLTDEAVNERFVAVISALEEKLGVTIRKS, translated from the coding sequence ATGAGAGTACCGATCGATTGGCTAAAGGAATATGTTGATGTAAAAATTCCGGCATCAGATCTTGCCCAAAAGCTTACTATGTCGGGGCTTGAAACATTGTCGTTAAACGACTCATTGGATGTAGATATCCTGCCAAACCGCGGCGATTGCAGTTCAATTCTCGGTATTGCAAGAGAAGTTTCTTCGATAACAAGCTCAAAACTGAAAATGAAAAGATTAAAACGTTATGAATCGGAAAAGAAAACTTCTCCCGTTGTCAGTGTTGAAATAAGAGAACCGAAGCTTTGCCCTCGTTATATGGCGAGAGTCATTGAAAACATTAAAGTTAAAGACTCACCCGATTGGCTTAAGAAACGGCTTAGCACATGCGGATTAAGGCCTATCAATAACATTGTGGATATTACAAATTATCTTCTGCTTGAGCTTGGCCAGCCGATGCACGCTTTTGACCACGATAAGATACAAGGACAAAAGATCATTGTCAGGCGGGCTGCTCCCCAAGAAAAAATTAAGACGCTTGACGGCGCGGATTTCAAATTGGACAAGGACAGTCTTGTAATAGCGGATGCAAACAGGGCCATTGCGGTTGCAGGGGTGATGGGAGGGGCAAACACGGAGGTTTCGGCAAAAACAAAAACTGTTGTCCTGGAATCCGCATATTTTGATCCGATAAATATTTCTAAAACTTCCAAATCCCTAAAGCTTAGGACAGAATCCTCTGCCCGGTTTGAAAAAACTACAGATTGGAATATGGTTGAAACCGCTTTAGATGCCGCGGCTTCAATGGTCGCGGAATTGGCCAGCGGAGTTGTTTTGAGGGGGCAAATTGATAAGAAAAAACAAGACATTAAGAAAAGAAGGATCGCACTTAGGTTTGAGCGGCTTAATGCAATACTCGGCGTTCCTGTTCCTCAAGGGACAGCTATTAAAATACTTAAAGGGCTTGGCTTTAAACTTCTCAAAAACAGCAAATCTAAAATTATCGTGGAGGTCCCAACCTGGCGTTATGCCGATATTGAGAGGGAAATAGACCTTATTGAAGAGATCGCCAGAATTTTTGGGTATCACAATATTCCAGTCACAAGCCCAAAGATCGGAAAAACAGAGATCACAGAAACGGTGTACTCCAAAGTTTCAAATATCAAAAATATCCTTATAGGGACAGGGTTGTATGAGGTCCAGACCTTCAGTTTGGTCGATCCGTCCGATGCCGAGAAGAACGCAATTAAGATCACTAATCCTATGACTATATCCGAGTCGGTAATGAGAACCAGCATGCTGCCTAGTATATTAAGGGTTGTTTCCTATAACTTAAGGCATCAAGTTGACGAACTTGGAATTTTTGAAGTTGGCAAGGTATTTGGAAATAAAGTGCATGAAAGGCTGGTTCTTGCAGGGTCTATTTTCGCGCCCAAAGCCGGTTTTCGTGAAATAAAGGGCATCATTGAAACGCTGATCAATCAATTCTCTAAAGAGTATACTTTTAATATTATTGAGGAGGGATTAATTGATCAATGGTATCACCCTGTGCAATCAGCATCTTTGTCTGCAGCAGGCATGTATGTTGCCAAATTGGGGCTTATTCATCCTGTGAAAAAGAAAACATATGATTTGAACAGAGATGTTTATTTATTTGAAGTTGAAATTCAAGCTCTTCTCAGTTTAAAAGCGATGAAAGATCACACTGCTCTTTCTAAATTCCCTAAAATTGACCGTGATTTGGCAATGTTTGTGCCGGAGGGGATTACATACGATCAAATCGTCACTTCGATCAAAGAAACAGCCGGTCCATTTCTTGAGGAAGTTAAGCTTTTTGACCAGTACAAAAACAGCCAGGCTTATAGGCTGTCTTTTCGCGATAAGAATTCAACTTTAACAGACGAAGCTGTGAATGAGAGATTTGTTGCAGTGATTTCAGCTTTGGAAGAGAAACTGGGCGTCACAATACGAAAGTCTTAG
- the mutS gene encoding DNA mismatch repair protein MutS, with protein MTDQTPMIKQYREIKSQHKDAILFFRLGDFYEMFYDDAELGSRELGLTLTGRGISENRMPMCGIPFHAAENYIGKLVEKGYKVAICEQVEDPKLAKGLVKRDVIKIYTPGTIIGTSMLTDKTNNYLLVVSFEKGKFGLAYTDASTGEFKVTEIDTLKDLLDEINRIKPSEILLSDMIDEKRNREPCLPAGRVHSQVPSIRIESYKDKYDQSEAEEKLSKFFKIKSLASFGIENYSVGLSAAAAALDYLEDNQKTALGHINKITPYAIGQYMLIDAQTRRNLELVQSIKDKSLKGALLWVLDRCETNMGSRLLRNWLLMPLMEIDKINARFDAIDELIGDTILKAELTQRLKNLYDIERLTSKIATEQGNAKDIVSLNESLKEIPFFKTLTSKCKSKMLKHVNDLPELLELKELINKAIKIDPPFTIKEGGIINDSYDNELDELRKIAYGGKSWIAELENKERIASGIKSLKVGFNKVFGYYIEVTTANLSQVPANYIRKQTLTNCERYITPDLKEKESLILNADERIKELEYKIFCDVREKAAGFTKELQYIAEILSQLDVLISLAQVAQENNYCRPLISGSTDILITGSRHPVVEKMLGNHNFVKNDILMNNESSFLLITGPNMAGKSTYMRQTALICLLAQMGSFVPADNAILPLIDKIFTRIGAMDDIYSGQSTFMLEMTETANILNNATENSLIILDEIGRGTATFDGMSIAAAVAEFINNNIKAKTLFATHYHEITQLAEKHKGMKNLNIQIKEEGDQITFLHKIVEGSADRSYGIQVARLAGLPNDVISRAKEIYTTLEMVENDLGFDHRSNVPVINA; from the coding sequence ATGACAGACCAAACCCCGATGATAAAACAATATCGGGAAATAAAATCACAGCACAAGGATGCAATCCTTTTTTTCCGCTTGGGCGACTTCTATGAAATGTTCTACGATGATGCAGAGCTTGGATCGCGCGAACTTGGCCTCACATTAACTGGCAGGGGAATTTCCGAGAACAGAATGCCGATGTGCGGGATACCATTCCATGCGGCCGAAAATTATATTGGAAAACTTGTCGAAAAAGGATACAAAGTTGCTATCTGCGAACAAGTCGAAGACCCAAAGCTTGCTAAAGGGCTGGTTAAAAGAGATGTAATAAAGATATATACCCCTGGGACAATTATTGGTACTTCAATGCTAACCGATAAGACAAACAATTATCTTCTTGTCGTATCTTTTGAGAAAGGCAAGTTTGGTCTAGCTTATACGGATGCTTCGACTGGTGAATTTAAAGTTACAGAAATCGATACTTTAAAAGATCTCCTCGATGAAATAAATAGGATAAAACCATCGGAGATACTTCTTTCCGACATGATTGATGAGAAAAGGAACCGCGAGCCGTGCCTGCCGGCAGGCAGGGTTCACTCGCAGGTTCCGTCTATTAGGATTGAAAGCTACAAAGACAAATACGACCAATCCGAAGCAGAAGAAAAACTTTCAAAATTCTTCAAAATAAAATCTCTTGCCTCATTCGGAATTGAGAACTATTCAGTTGGTTTATCCGCCGCTGCAGCTGCCTTGGATTATCTTGAAGACAACCAGAAAACTGCTCTGGGCCACATTAACAAAATTACGCCTTATGCGATCGGCCAATATATGCTTATAGACGCCCAAACAAGAAGAAACCTTGAACTCGTTCAATCTATTAAAGATAAATCCTTAAAAGGGGCCTTACTCTGGGTGCTTGATAGATGCGAAACAAATATGGGAAGCAGGCTTCTTAGAAATTGGCTTCTTATGCCTTTAATGGAAATAGATAAAATAAATGCCCGTTTCGATGCAATTGATGAACTTATAGGAGATACAATTTTAAAAGCAGAGCTAACACAAAGACTTAAGAATCTCTATGATATTGAAAGACTAACATCAAAAATTGCAACAGAGCAGGGAAACGCAAAAGATATTGTTTCTCTAAATGAATCGTTAAAAGAGATCCCATTCTTTAAAACGTTAACTTCAAAATGCAAATCGAAAATGCTAAAACATGTCAATGATCTTCCGGAACTTCTTGAACTCAAGGAATTAATAAATAAAGCCATAAAGATTGATCCTCCGTTCACTATTAAAGAAGGCGGGATAATAAACGATTCTTATGATAATGAGCTGGATGAATTGAGAAAGATAGCTTATGGCGGAAAAAGCTGGATCGCCGAACTTGAGAACAAAGAAAGGATAGCAAGCGGTATCAAATCCCTCAAAGTAGGTTTTAATAAAGTTTTCGGATATTATATCGAGGTCACAACGGCAAACCTGTCTCAAGTGCCTGCAAATTATATTAGAAAACAAACACTTACTAATTGCGAAAGATATATAACGCCTGACTTAAAAGAAAAGGAATCTCTGATCCTAAATGCCGATGAAAGGATCAAAGAACTGGAATATAAGATTTTCTGCGATGTACGTGAAAAAGCCGCAGGATTTACAAAAGAATTACAATATATTGCGGAGATATTATCCCAACTCGATGTCTTGATCTCATTGGCACAAGTCGCGCAAGAAAACAATTATTGCCGCCCCCTGATATCCGGATCCACTGATATCCTGATAACCGGATCACGGCATCCGGTAGTCGAAAAAATGCTTGGAAACCATAATTTTGTAAAAAACGATATCTTGATGAACAATGAAAGTAGTTTCCTGCTGATCACTGGCCCTAACATGGCAGGTAAATCTACTTACATGAGACAGACCGCGTTAATATGCCTTTTGGCACAAATGGGTTCGTTTGTCCCGGCCGATAATGCAATATTGCCGTTAATAGACAAAATCTTCACAAGAATTGGGGCTATGGATGATATATATTCAGGACAATCAACATTTATGCTCGAGATGACCGAAACCGCGAATATCCTGAACAATGCGACTGAAAATAGTTTGATAATACTTGATGAAATAGGCAGAGGGACGGCGACTTTTGACGGGATGTCTATCGCTGCGGCTGTTGCCGAATTCATCAATAACAACATCAAAGCAAAAACTTTATTCGCGACTCACTACCATGAGATCACTCAGCTTGCGGAAAAACATAAAGGCATGAAAAATCTGAATATCCAGATAAAAGAAGAAGGCGATCAAATAACATTTTTACATAAGATAGTCGAGGGCTCTGCAGATAGATCGTATGGGATCCAAGTTGCGCGGTTAGCGGGGCTCCCGAATGACGTGATTTCAAGGGCTAAAGAGATATATACAACGCTTGAGATGGTTGAAAATGACCTGGGATTTGATCATCGATCGAATGTTCCTGTAATAAATGCCTGA
- a CDS encoding RNA methyltransferase yields the protein MKLSREAKLILALNQNRRTREEEGFFVVEGEKSIKEGLDMAKFILYSAEFEILQDAAKRKIKTIKVSSEAMKTISTVETPPGIIAAAKIKKWKLSDIITKKDPVILVLVGIQDPGNLGTLIRAVDAANAAGIIVSKGTVDPFNPKVVRGTMGSFFRVPVVRSSDIKSELAFLKNKKFRLVGTSLDSKDAHWDADLKGPIAIIIGNESSGLPEEIIDMCDEKVKIPILGNAESLNAAMAGTVLIYESLRQRMKNA from the coding sequence ATGAAATTATCGCGGGAAGCCAAGTTGATATTAGCCCTCAACCAAAATAGAAGAACGCGGGAAGAGGAAGGTTTCTTTGTGGTGGAAGGAGAAAAATCGATCAAAGAAGGGTTAGACATGGCTAAATTCATTTTATACTCCGCCGAATTCGAAATATTGCAAGATGCCGCCAAACGCAAGATCAAAACGATCAAAGTTTCAAGTGAAGCGATGAAAACAATATCAACCGTCGAAACGCCGCCCGGCATCATCGCCGCCGCAAAAATAAAAAAATGGAAATTATCTGATATAATTACAAAAAAGGATCCAGTGATACTTGTCTTGGTCGGGATACAAGATCCCGGGAACTTAGGAACTCTTATCAGGGCAGTTGACGCCGCAAATGCCGCGGGGATTATTGTTTCAAAAGGAACAGTTGATCCTTTTAATCCTAAAGTGGTCCGCGGGACGATGGGATCGTTTTTTAGGGTGCCTGTTGTGCGATCTTCCGATATCAAAAGCGAATTGGCTTTCCTAAAAAACAAAAAATTCCGGTTAGTTGGAACCAGCTTGGATTCGAAGGACGCGCATTGGGATGCGGATTTGAAAGGGCCGATAGCAATTATTATCGGTAACGAATCATCCGGATTGCCGGAAGAAATCATTGATATGTGCGATGAAAAAGTTAAGATCCCGATTCTGGGCAATGCCGAATCGCTGAATGCGGCGATGGCAGGCACCGTCCTTATTTACGAATCATTAAGGCAAAGGATGAAGAATGCCTGA